The DNA region CCGCCAGTACCTGAAATAAAACTTAAAGAAGGAAACATTGTTTATTCTGCCTATATTAGCGACAATAAACAAGAAGTCACTTCCAAATTCAAACACGATGTGGACCTCTTATGGAAAACCCGTTTTATATGCCAAGGAAACCTATCAAAGGATACCACTCTGGTTTATAAGATAAAGGCCAATCTGGTTGGAGAATGCTCTTCTAAAAAATAATAAGAAAGTCGTTTGGTGCTTATGATAGAAAAATTTTGAATTCTAACAATTATCTATGTGCTTCATTTTTTATGGAGCACTTTTTCTATTTTACTTCTTATGAAATATTTGGGGTTAGTTTTACTTTTACCGGCTTTGCTGTTTGCGCAGATGAGCGAGGATCGTCCTAGTCATCCTTACATTAGATATCCCTATGCTCATGAGGGGCTTCTGTCTTACTGGTTTGATGGCTGGAACATGGACTATAAGGAAGTTGATGTAGACGAGGTTATGCCCTTTTTGCTGGAGGATGAAAGATCACGTTCTTATGCCCGTGCAGGCAGTGTTGTGGGTTGGACGGGGGCCATTATGGCGATTGCAAGTCCCATACTTTTCTGCTCCAGTTTTGCCTTTATGGATCGTGTGCCTAACGAAGGCTATAGATATTCCAAGACATCGCAGGGAATTGCTATCTCCAGCGGCGTGATGTTTGTGGTAGGGCTGATCTTGTCACGACCTGTTAAGAACTATCTACTGAATAACGCCGCAGTTCAATATAACAAGGATTGATTTTTGACGAAATAAAAATTCGTCTTCGCAGACTTTTTTGTCTTCTGACCCTATTCCTCAAAGGGTGATTTTTTCCAGTCGGCGCGGCTTGGCATCGGCTTCGGAACTTGCAGATTCTTGGGGATGGGGTGCCGCCAGTTTGTGTGGGTGATAATTTCCGGCAGGAAGTTCTGTATGTAGAATGTGGGGTCAATTTTTACGGTGGCATGAGTGCCCGTGCAGGGGGAGTTTTCGTCCCTATTGTCTAATAGCACCTTGGCTAAAAAGGAACGTTTTTCCCATTGGTAGTCATCACCGAATTCCTCGATTCCGTAAATGCGTTCGCCTTTCTTGGCTACGAATTCGATTTTGCAGCTGGATTCCATGTTTTTGTAATGGCATTTTTTGCCGGAACAGAGGAATTGTCCGTTTGCGTAAAAGTCGTAGGCCTGATTGTCATCTGCGGATACATAGATCGTCTGCCAGGAGCTAAAGATGCCTGCCTGGACACTTACGGCAAGAAATGCTGCAATAATGATGTGTGCTGGCTTAATCATTAGTAACCTATGGTAGTCTTGAAACCGATGCCCTGTATCTTGTGGCCTTCGATGTGGTAAGTGTTCCTGAAGTATTCAAGTCCTATGCGGACTGTCCATCGCCCGTAGCGATTGAACTGATAGCCTGCGCCTAGGGACAGGATGCCGCCTAAAGCGCTTTGCGTGTCTTCCTTTTTATCGGTTTTAGGATTGACCGCCGTGTAGTTGGTGCTGGAAAATCCTATTCCGCCGTATACATAGGGTGTGTTATTGCCGTGGAAGAAAATGGGTGCTACCAGATTTAATCCCATGGATAAGACGGTTGTGTCTCTTGAAGCGTATCCGCGTAGATCAAAGTAGGTTCCCACCATGACATAGGTAAAGTCATGCCAGGCGGTCAAGGTTAAGTTTTCTACCACCTTGATGTCCTTGAATAGCAAATCCAGACCAAATGCGAATGCGACGCGAGTGGTCCTTCCTACGGAATCCAGGTCGGGCTTGTTTTCAAAGTTGCTGGGGAGATTGGTGTATTCGTAATTGCTGGATGCGTGGGTGGCCGCGGTGGGTTGAAAGTTCGATTCCTTTACGTATACTGGGTATTCTGCATCATAGAAACTTTTGGGATTGCTGCCTTTTTTGCCTGTACCCATGGAGTTCGCCACGCGGAAAAGGATTGGGGCGATGTCTTCGGGGATGATGGCCATATATTCATCATGCCAGATGAGGTCTTCGGTTTCGGAGTCCTTCATGGCGAAGGCGAACTGCATGCCGCTTCCGTTTTCCTTGACGGTAATGAACAGGACGTAGGGGCAGCCCTTTTTTCTGGCGATGTTTGTAATGACGGGGACGGATGCTGTCCTTACATAGGGTGATTCCTTGTCGGCGGCCTTGAGCCTGTAGCGTCCAACCTCCTTCACATACTGGGTGAATGTCTGGGTGATGTATCTTTGATAGTCCGGATGCAGTCCCTTTGCATCCAGATAGGGGATAAAGACCATTTCCTCGGAACGATCGACACCGCCCTCTTCATCAAAGACGTTAGCGAAATATTCCTCGAGCAGCATTCCTGGCAGAAAGAGCAACACTTCGGCTACGGTTTTGCCTACTGACGAAGCATCACTTTTTGCGAAGGTGTTTCCTGCGGAAAAAAGAATGACCAAAGAAAAAACGATACTATAAAAAATATTAGAACGCATAATAACCCCCGCTAGTATTTTTAAAAACTAGCAAATACTACTGGACGGGAAAATAAAAAGAGCGGCCTTTTTTTAGGTCGCCCATAGTTTATTCTGGACTATTTCTTCAAATGAAGTTTTCTCAGGAACTTTCCAAGGAGTTCGTTGAGGATATCGCCGGCGTCCTTGCTGCCCAAAAGTTTCTGGACGAACAGGGTCACGCAAAGCAGGATGACGCCTGCAATGCAGCTGTAGACCACGAGTACCATGAGGCTAGTACTGCGGACGAATTCTCCCGTCACATGGTCCAGTCCCAATGCCGCAAAGATCATGATGCCTAACGCCACGAGGGCGCGGGCCATATTCATGAGCGCATTTTTCATACCGTCGGTACCGTTCTTGCGGGCCCACATAAAGATCATGGAAATCACCTGCAGCAGGGCGCCGGTGGCGCCTACGATAGGCACACTCTTGATGCCAAGAGGTTCCGCCAGCAGGATGTAGGCGGGGATGGTAGCCGCAAAGATTCCAGTGTTCAAGAGGGTGGGCAGCCACATGCGTTCTGCAGCGTAGAAGCTACGGACCAGAACCGCCTGGAGGCAAAGGCCTAGGGATACGGGCAAGTACCAGCGGAGAATTTCAGTAATGGCTTCGGTGGTTTCGCGATGGAAGGCGCCACGTTCAAACAGGATTCGAACAGCGGGGAAGGAGAGAGCCCATACGGCAACCACTGCGGGGATCAGGATGCAGAACATGCGGCTTAAACTCTTCCAGATTTTTTCGTTCAGCTGCTTGATCTGACCTTCCTTCACAAGGCGGGCCATGTCAGGGTAGCTGGTGACGGAAACGGAGAATCCGAAGACTGCCACCAGCGTGTACATGACGCGATAGGCGTAATTGAGGCTGGAGATACCGCTGCCGCCAAAGCTGGAACCGAAGCTACGGATGATGAATTCCAGACCGAACATGGAGCCCACGCCCAGAGACATAGGAAGCATCATCTTGAAATAGCGAATGATATCGGTATGCTTAGGCTGTAAAATCAGTTCGTACTTTACGCCGCCACGCTTGGCGCCAAAAATCTGCAGGGCGAAAAATCCGATGAAGCTTCCAACGGGAACACCCCAGGCGAAACCTTCTAGACCGTAGTCGGTTCCGTTCATACGTCCCAGGAGAATGCCTGCCAGGCCGCCTCCTACGATAGCTACGTTATAGATCAAGCCCGTGAGGGAGGGAATCAGGAACTGCTTGCGGGTGTGCTGCACGGCCACCAGGATGCTACCCACGAAGATGAAAATCTGACCCGGCAAGATGATGCGTCCGTAATAGGTGGCGCGCTCAATAAGCTCGGGAGTTGCCCCGCTGGTGGTGAGCAGCTGTAAAAGTTCCGGCATGAAGATAAAGGCGGGTACCACCAAAATGAGCAATGCCATGCCGAAGGTGTTCAGCACGTTGCTGAAGAACTTCCAGCTTTTCTCTTCATCACCGGCTACCTTGTACCCGGTGAAGATGGGAATAAAGATAATGGAAAGAAAGCCGGTGCTTACCACATGATTCAGGATGTCGGGAATCATGAAGGCCAAATCCAGGGCGTTTTTCTCCAGGGACACGCCGGCGGCGTGGGCCAAAAGCATTTCACGGAAGATTCCCAGCACGCGGCTGAGCAGCATACTTACGGCGACAATAATGGCGGCTTTATTCATAAAGACAAAATTAGAAACTTTTGTATATTTGTTTATATGAAAAAGATTTTTGTATTAATTCCCTTTGCACTTGTTGCCGCCGGCTTTGCCCAGGACAACGTCGATGAATACGAAGACTTCCAGCCAGAGGACAATGGCGTTCCCATGGAAACTTCCTCCGCTGAATCTTCTACCGAAGTTTCCTCCAGTGACGCTTACGGTGCTAGCGCCTCTACGGGAGTGCGCCAGGCTCCTGCTGAAAATTCTGACCTGCCCAAGGAAAAGCGCCCCACCTATAACTTCAAGAGTTACGGTCTGGGCGTAAGCGTCTGGCACAACTGGGAAGATTCCAAGATCAACCCCAAGCGCGACTGGACCCAGGGTTTCGTACTCCATTACGGCCGTATCTGGGAAATGACCCACAATGGCGCCATCACCTTGATGGACAATACCCAGTTCTCCTGGGGAGATGGGGATTTCCAGTGGTCCGAAGTGGCTCGTATCGGCGGTCGTTACTACTTTAACGACGAGTCGATTTCTCCGTTCCTGGGGGCAGGCATTGGTCTTGGCTTCC from Fibrobacter sp. UWEL includes:
- a CDS encoding outer membrane protein, whose amino-acid sequence is MVILFSAGNTFAKSDASSVGKTVAEVLLFLPGMLLEEYFANVFDEEGGVDRSEEMVFIPYLDAKGLHPDYQRYITQTFTQYVKEVGRYRLKAADKESPYVRTASVPVITNIARKKGCPYVLFITVKENGSGMQFAFAMKDSETEDLIWHDEYMAIIPEDIAPILFRVANSMGTGKKGSNPKSFYDAEYPVYVKESNFQPTAATHASSNYEYTNLPSNFENKPDLDSVGRTTRVAFAFGLDLLFKDIKVVENLTLTAWHDFTYVMVGTYFDLRGYASRDTTVLSMGLNLVAPIFFHGNNTPYVYGGIGFSSTNYTAVNPKTDKKEDTQSALGGILSLGAGYQFNRYGRWTVRIGLEYFRNTYHIEGHKIQGIGFKTTIGY
- the murJ gene encoding murein biosynthesis integral membrane protein MurJ; its protein translation is MNKAAIIVAVSMLLSRVLGIFREMLLAHAAGVSLEKNALDLAFMIPDILNHVVSTGFLSIIFIPIFTGYKVAGDEEKSWKFFSNVLNTFGMALLILVVPAFIFMPELLQLLTTSGATPELIERATYYGRIILPGQIFIFVGSILVAVQHTRKQFLIPSLTGLIYNVAIVGGGLAGILLGRMNGTDYGLEGFAWGVPVGSFIGFFALQIFGAKRGGVKYELILQPKHTDIIRYFKMMLPMSLGVGSMFGLEFIIRSFGSSFGGSGISSLNYAYRVMYTLVAVFGFSVSVTSYPDMARLVKEGQIKQLNEKIWKSLSRMFCILIPAVVAVWALSFPAVRILFERGAFHRETTEAITEILRWYLPVSLGLCLQAVLVRSFYAAERMWLPTLLNTGIFAATIPAYILLAEPLGIKSVPIVGATGALLQVISMIFMWARKNGTDGMKNALMNMARALVALGIMIFAALGLDHVTGEFVRSTSLMVLVVYSCIAGVILLCVTLFVQKLLGSKDAGDILNELLGKFLRKLHLKK